One segment of Chloroflexota bacterium DNA contains the following:
- a CDS encoding aspartate 1-decarboxylase, with protein MKSKIHRGYVTSTGLDYVGSVEIDRALMQKCDLWEYEQVVICNVNNGNRWETYVLPAEYGSGTIAVQGPGARLCEPGDIVVILAYEVTDQPIEPKQILVDENNRFTDYLRTKYEQPV; from the coding sequence TTGAAATCCAAGATCCACCGCGGCTACGTCACCAGCACCGGGCTGGACTACGTCGGCAGCGTTGAGATCGACCGGGCGCTGATGCAGAAGTGCGACCTGTGGGAGTACGAGCAGGTCGTCATCTGCAACGTCAACAACGGCAACCGATGGGAGACCTACGTCCTGCCCGCCGAATACGGCTCCGGCACCATCGCCGTGCAGGGACCGGGAGCGCGGCTCTGCGAACCCGGCGACATCGTCGTCATCCTGGCGTACGAGGTCACGGACCAGCCCATTGAGCCCAAGCAAATCCTGGTCGACGAGAACAACCGCTTCACCGACTACCTCAGGACGAAGTATGAGCAGCCGGTATAA
- a CDS encoding methyltransferase domain-containing protein: MSSRYNEAETERFYDEEDAIYRSFWDSEGSLHWGYFDETTGGDFMRASARLDEVMAAKGRIDARSRVLDLGSGNGVTSQWLATTYGCHVTGIDLSGVRVNNAREMAAQQPEELRRLLRFEHGSATELPFADGEFTHVWSQATIYHVPDKEKALQESRRVLQDGGLLVLDDLLKPKPVVSEQSRQYVYDRLLFDTPFSFTGYQDYLKEIGFTIVEAEDLSGYLRQSYQHLGAKARYHARGELEEKLTALNFAYGKMVEAVERDELGWGLYIAQAS, from the coding sequence ATGAGCAGCCGGTATAACGAAGCCGAAACCGAGCGGTTCTACGACGAGGAAGACGCCATCTACCGCTCGTTCTGGGACTCAGAGGGCAGCCTGCACTGGGGCTACTTTGACGAGACCACCGGCGGGGACTTCATGCGGGCCTCTGCCCGGCTGGACGAGGTCATGGCGGCAAAGGGCCGCATTGACGCGAGATCCCGCGTGCTGGACCTGGGCAGCGGCAATGGTGTCACGTCGCAGTGGCTGGCCACAACGTACGGCTGTCACGTCACCGGCATCGACCTGAGCGGCGTCCGCGTCAACAACGCACGGGAGATGGCCGCGCAGCAGCCGGAAGAGCTGCGGCGCCTCCTGCGCTTCGAGCACGGCTCCGCGACGGAGCTTCCCTTCGCGGACGGCGAGTTCACGCACGTCTGGAGCCAGGCCACCATCTACCACGTGCCAGACAAGGAGAAGGCCCTGCAGGAGTCCCGCCGGGTGTTGCAGGACGGCGGCCTGCTGGTGCTGGACGACCTGCTGAAGCCCAAGCCTGTGGTGAGCGAGCAGTCGCGCCAGTACGTCTATGACCGCTTGCTTTTCGACACGCCCTTCAGCTTCACGGGCTACCAGGACTACCTGAAGGAGATCGGCTTCACCATAGTTGAGGCGGAGGACCTTTCAGGGTACCTGAGGCAGAGCTACCAGCACCTGGGCGCCAAGGCCCGTTACCACGCACGGGGGGAGCTTGAGGAGAAGCTGACGGCGTTGAACTTCGCGTACGGGAAAATGGTGGAGGCAGTAGAGCGCGACGAGCTCGGCTGGGGGCTGTATATCGCGCAGGCGAGCTAG
- a CDS encoding class I SAM-dependent methyltransferase, translating to MTSQNRVQWIYSSKDINELQERYDYWAAEYDSDLGRDFGWFAPQLAAEVLQRYVPTTARILDAGAGTGLVGKALKELGYGSIVAMDLSTGMLEIAKKTEAYESFDQMVLGETLGYETDSFDAVISVGVFTVGHVPAGGLDELVRVTKPGGYIVYSLRPDVYEENGFREKHAELEAAGKLSIVEATEPVHVLPIGEPEVEHQVWVLRIS from the coding sequence ATGACCAGTCAAAACAGGGTGCAATGGATCTACTCGTCCAAGGACATCAATGAGCTTCAGGAGCGATACGACTACTGGGCGGCAGAGTACGACTCGGACCTGGGCCGCGATTTCGGGTGGTTTGCCCCGCAGTTGGCCGCAGAAGTCCTCCAGAGGTACGTGCCGACCACAGCGCGCATCCTCGACGCCGGGGCGGGCACGGGCCTGGTCGGCAAGGCGCTCAAGGAGCTGGGGTACGGCTCCATCGTCGCCATGGACCTCTCCACAGGCATGCTGGAGATTGCAAAGAAGACCGAGGCATACGAAAGCTTCGACCAGATGGTGCTCGGTGAAACGCTGGGCTATGAGACCGACAGCTTCGACGCGGTAATCAGCGTTGGCGTGTTCACGGTCGGACACGTACCCGCCGGCGGCCTCGACGAGTTGGTACGGGTCACCAAGCCCGGCGGCTATATTGTCTACTCGCTGCGGCCAGACGTGTACGAGGAGAACGGCTTCAGGGAGAAGCACGCAGAGCTTGAAGCCGCCGGCAAACTTTCAATTGTGGAAGCTACAGAGCCTGTACACGTGCTGCCCATCGGGGAGCCAGAGGTGGAGCACCAGGTCTGGGTGCTCAGGATCAGCTAG
- a CDS encoding methyltransferase domain-containing protein: MAQQNKVQWVYEAKDNDELEARYDEWASEYDADVIDDFGYFGPQRGADIFERFVPTSARVLDAGAGTGLVGAVLKEKGYGTIVAMDLSTGMLEEARKTGAYQGFDRMVRGETLGYETASFDSTISIGTFSLGHAPASGLDELVRVTKPGGHIVYSVRADVYVENGFQAKHEELVAAGKITIVDGTEPEHLLPKGEPELEHRFWVLRVN; encoded by the coding sequence ATGGCACAGCAGAACAAGGTGCAGTGGGTCTACGAGGCAAAGGACAACGATGAGCTTGAGGCACGCTACGACGAATGGGCGTCGGAGTATGACGCTGACGTCATCGACGACTTCGGCTACTTTGGGCCGCAGCGGGGCGCGGATATCTTCGAACGCTTTGTGCCAACGAGCGCACGGGTCCTCGACGCCGGGGCGGGCACGGGGCTGGTGGGCGCGGTGTTGAAGGAGAAGGGCTACGGCACCATCGTGGCCATGGACCTCTCCACCGGAATGCTGGAAGAGGCCAGGAAGACCGGCGCCTACCAAGGCTTCGATCGCATGGTGCGGGGCGAGACGCTGGGCTACGAGACGGCGAGCTTCGACTCGACAATCAGCATCGGGACGTTCTCGCTGGGACACGCCCCGGCGAGCGGCCTGGACGAGCTGGTGCGCGTCACCAAGCCGGGCGGCCACATCGTCTACTCCGTCCGCGCCGACGTGTACGTTGAAAACGGCTTCCAGGCGAAGCACGAGGAGCTGGTGGCTGCCGGCAAAATCACCATCGTGGACGGGACGGAGCCGGAGCACCTGCTGCCCAAGGGCGAGCCGGAGCTGGAGCACCGATTCTGGGTGCTGAGGGTCAACTAG
- a CDS encoding RidA family protein produces MGRRQTIHIPGVAHNAPIPFGARVGNIVYSSGIQGINADDGQLSEDVNEQARQCFRNLRTFLEHAGATTDDVVRLTCYLQDLADRPSINGPWLEMFPDEDDRPARHTSQYNPPPGGMKVQIEVVAVVEG; encoded by the coding sequence ATGGGCAGAAGGCAGACCATCCACATTCCCGGCGTGGCGCACAACGCGCCAATTCCCTTCGGCGCCCGGGTGGGCAACATCGTGTACAGCTCTGGGATCCAGGGCATCAACGCCGACGACGGCCAGCTGAGCGAGGACGTCAACGAGCAGGCGCGGCAGTGCTTCCGCAACCTGCGGACGTTCCTGGAGCACGCGGGCGCGACGACGGACGACGTCGTGCGGCTGACGTGCTACCTACAGGACTTGGCCGACCGGCCGTCGATCAACGGGCCGTGGCTGGAGATGTTCCCGGACGAGGACGACCGGCCTGCGCGGCACACGAGCCAGTACAACCCGCCGCCGGGGGGCATGAAGGTGCAGATTGAGGTTGTTGCGGTGGTGGAGGGGTAG